CCCTTAAAACGTTAAACTTGATAATTAACCCGTAATTAAATTGTAATTAACTTACCTTCAGCAACGAGTCTAACTCCTTCATCCAAAGCTTGTTTAGACTCAAAAACCCGAGAAACCAGACCCATATCCTTAGcctcctgacccgaaactttcCGACCAGTCAACGCCACTTCCATGGCGTTACCATACCCGACTATTGCCGGCAACCTCTGCAATATCCCTATCTCCGCCGCAAACCCGACATCAATCTGCTTCGAGGTAAAAACAGCATCCTTCGTACAAAACCTTATATCACAGGCAGTCACTAGATCAAATGCTCCTCCGATACAATATCCATGGATACTTGCTATCACCGGTTTCCTACACTTCTCCACCGCCGTGAACGCTTCCTGTGAAATCTTAATCTCTCGCCGGAGCCACTCGTTAGCGCGGCTCTTCTCAGTTGAGCTGCTGTTTTCGACTACGGAATTGAGTACTTTGATGTCAGCGCCGGCGCAGAAGTGATCACCGGCGCCGCAGAGGATTATGACGCCGACATCGGGGTTTTTGTCGAGAGAAGAAAGGGCGGCCGGGAATTCTGTGAAGAATTCCGGTGGTAAGGCGTTGAATTGAGATGGACGGTTAAGGTATAGGTAAAAGACTCTTGAGTTTGGGGTTTTTTGTTGGATGGAGATTGATTTGTATTGATCGgccatttttgttttttgatcgGAGAAAATGTTTCCAGGGAAGATCTGGAGAGGAGAGAAGGATTGATATAGAGAAGACTTGAAGgaatataattaaatatgttGAAGATGAGGTTTTAGGTATTATATTAATGTTTTGGAAGTTATGATGAAGACATGCACAATTTTTATAatcattttaacaattaaaaaaaaaatgacaaaagtaagaaaaaaaaaagaaaatcataGAGTTTGACAATTTGAAAAAATTGTCCCTTGGTTTTAAGAGTGTACATTTAGAGCTATTCAATCTATACTAGTGGAAGCTGTGAGAATTtacaagaagtgttttagataCTTTTTAGTTTAATTGGCATCGCaggaacaaaaaaaataaatgaattttttttaaaaaaaaaaatgagttaaTGAACTTTTATTATCTCTATATCATAAGTACTAtattaacacattatttattgtcaattattagcccattaattaaagaaaaaaagaaagtatGAGTTACAAGAATATAAAAAAACACTAAGTGAAGGAAAtgcaaaagtcacaaataaacctatatataaagcatgatatatagtatttcatcattatattcactagtcgaaaacccgtgcgatgcacggggtatgaaacttttatataatttagataaataaataaattgacatatttacttttaaataattttatatcatgaaatgaaaaaaaatttatattatgtatatttgaaattaatatatattttttaatgataatttaaattaaattaattttaaaaataattgactacttttttttatagaattttaactaaagatgaatgatttatttatttttataaaattcaatgatttgtactttttaggaattttaatacattttcatattccaaatattctgtgaaacaataataataaaataacagattaattaagaaatatattagaatataataaaaaaccaaaaattgaattaaactataattaaaattaaatattatatttacgatacaaaagaattataatatagattaaacaaaaattaaattaaactacaattaaaattaaatattatatctacgatacaaaagaattacaatctatgttaaaatggaagcaacgtcaatatattattctataaactattacaatcaatacttttctaatgttgtatatgaagaaactttatcaattcaatatgttacatataaaaaaataaaattcgtaagaattagtcacaaattcatcttgatgataattattttggttgatggaatttcatgatcaccaagtattcgaattcaattattcattctgctacaataccccaatatatctaattgaatcagttttagatgatgatttctcctattttcatctcgtaatatctcattaagacattcgatcaattcgttcttcattctttcactatatagaatatcagccagactcgcagatatcacttatttgacttcattaatattttctaataatgatatattcttgaattttgtaagtaagaaaaacaaacaaaagaattgaaaaaaaaaatgaagggacgaaaaagataattaggagagaaccatcttcctctcgggtttttttttttttttaaaataagagagaatgtcgagacataagcgtataaagaggagagtgaaaatattttttgcccattaattaaacatttaatttttttcttaatgaagtattaagtccataaattaattttagttaaatagaattaaatcgcaattgtaaccactcagcacacaaaaaaaacgttttataattaatatgtgaaattaattatattaattagaatcattatgctcaacatttgagaatttgaagagattcaaataataatattttcttaattaatatttttcaataatttgccctatgatcatatttcattttcatctgttaaaaactcttgaaatactaacaattttgtacgaaccataatataatagttaaaaattatataagccaatgttgcaaaagcaattatctcaatatctatagttaatgtacatttttaggattttgagcatcaaaatttatttttatttaccttgattttgaatttgtatctagcataatccacattcttcaagaataaacatcttatcaagcgtattagacgcttacaatctccttgtctagaaaattgggaaaaaataacttcttgataataataataataatataacataatttatattgaaataaacttcattgcaagtataatattccaatatctctttaatattttatttaatatgtctcaaacttcaatgaacaactatcgtgtgaaactttatatctatttgtaccaaaatgcataaaaataaaaaatacaatccatatcaattagctaaactcaaactaaaaaaatgagtggatttcaacatgttccgaattagaaaaattaatctaacttcaattaaaactaaaaattgagttcataaaaagccgaaaatctaaattttagttagagttaacaatcaaaacgataacacctaggaacatatactaaaaaagaatgcaaatatacaaaatctttattttagtcattttgaaaaataaataaataaaaaagaaaacatggataaggtagcaagaggtatggaatctggataacgacagaaatggaatttcatctctgaaagatgaaactataacaacaattgattaataaaaataaaacaacaacacaattgagaaagccaaaaattgagttcatataaagccgaaaatctaaattttagttaagagttagcaatcgaaacgataacacctagcaacatatactaaaaa
The DNA window shown above is from Euphorbia lathyris chromosome 1, ddEupLath1.1, whole genome shotgun sequence and carries:
- the LOC136210754 gene encoding delta(3,5)-Delta(2,4)-dienoyl-CoA isomerase, peroxisomal-like, translating into MADQYKSISIQQKTPNSRVFYLYLNRPSQFNALPPEFFTEFPAALSSLDKNPDVGVIILCGAGDHFCAGADIKVLNSVVENSSSTEKSRANEWLRREIKISQEAFTAVEKCRKPVIASIHGYCIGGAFDLVTACDIRFCTKDAVFTSKQIDVGFAAEIGILQRLPAIVGYGNAMEVALTGRKVSGQEAKDMGLVSRVFESKQALDEGVRLVAEGIAAKSPIAVVGTKAVLLRSKDLTIEQGLDYVATWNAATVYSSGDLMEALNAMAQKRKPHFSKL